A portion of the Saccharospirillaceae bacterium genome contains these proteins:
- a CDS encoding HINT domain-containing protein: MAKNVATGEQGYKPVEQLFIIQDRPLYELILENSESGERECIEGTDDHPIWVKDFGWLDSINLVPGLEVERRDGKTLTVVDFKYLNKVETTYNLEVSDWHTYYAGDAGLLVYNCDEKITSTAKNTSKSLEKNNQKNIVTNEATDSFSDRLLERDLNQGTDARGNVNYTKVV; encoded by the coding sequence CTGGCTAAAAACGTTGCCACCGGAGAGCAGGGTTATAAGCCGGTCGAGCAGTTATTTATTATTCAGGATCGCCCACTGTATGAACTCATTCTGGAAAACTCAGAATCAGGTGAGCGTGAATGTATCGAAGGGACGGATGATCATCCGATCTGGGTAAAAGACTTTGGCTGGCTGGACAGTATTAACCTGGTGCCGGGCTTAGAAGTTGAGCGACGGGACGGCAAGACACTTACGGTTGTTGACTTTAAGTACCTGAATAAAGTTGAGACAACCTATAACTTAGAAGTCAGTGATTGGCATACCTATTATGCGGGTGATGCTGGGTTGTTGGTTTATAATTGTGATGAGAAAATTACAAGTACTGCAAAAAATACTTCAAAGTCTCTAGAGAAGAACAACCAAAAGAATATTGTTACCAATGAAGCTACAGATTCATTTTCTGATAGATTGTTAGAGCGCGATCTTAATCAAGGTACCGATGCTAGGGGGAATGTAAACTACACCAAGGTGGTCTGA